DNA sequence from the Streptomyces tsukubensis genome:
TGAACTCACCCCGACGGGAGTCCGTCGTGGCGGTCGCCAGCCACTTCTTGGCGTCCTCACTCGTGGTGAACGAGCGGTCCTGGACCCCCGGTATTCCCTTGACGCGGTACCGCTTGCCCGTGCCGTAGAGGGCGGTGCGCTCGCGCTTGCCGGTCTCCTTGTTCGGCCGCTTCTTCAGCCATCGGTCCTCTATGTAACCGGCCATGCGTTTGGTGCTCCCCTTGTGGTGCGGTGATTCCTTCCGAGTGGGTGTTCAGAACGCTGGTTGGAGCCGGTCCTTATCCCGCATCCGGAGATCTCTTTGAAGGATTTTTCGAGGGGAGTTGTGCTACGTGACCCTGCGCATGCGAGCTTGAGGATTTCGGAGAAGCGGGTCAAGGGAGCGATTCGACCGTGAATCGGACAGCTCTTGGGCCCGCACCCACTCGTCAAGCACGGTGATCCGGTACATGACGCGACGGCCCATGCGGAAGCTCGGCGGGCCCTGGCGTCGATGACGCCAGACGTAAAGGGTGTTCGGGGAGAGCCCAAGATATGTGGCTGCTTGGGGGAGGCTCAAGAAGGCCGGTTCGTGCTGTGAGGTTGCCTGGGGCATAGCTGCGTTCCTGTCGTCCAGCCTTGAGGTGACAGGAGGATGATCCGGAGAAAGGAAGATTTGGTTGGACCGGGCCGTTGGTGGTAGAAGGCCCCTGGTTGACTTCTTGTTGCATGTCTCTTTGCGTGGCTCAGGTCGGATCAGCCGCAGAATCTGAGAGGGATTGGTCAGATCGGCGATGACCTGTTCAGCGCTTGTGATGGCCAAGTTGTCTGCCGAGGCCAGATGGTGCGGTAGTGACCCACACAAGGCTGAGTAACCCCGCCGCAGCGTATTCCGGCCAGCCCTTCTCGTTTGCCGAAGAAGAGTGGCGACCACCGATAGCGTTCCGGCGTACTCGCACCGAACACGTACGAACGAAGGACACCCTCATGACCTATACGACGGTCGGCTCCGACGAGGCCGCACGGCTCCGCAACGAGGTCGTTGACCGGTTGGTCGCGGACGGCGCGATCTTCTCCCCGGAGGTCGAGGCCGTGATGCGGAAGGTTCCCCGGCACGCGTTTGCCCCCGAGGCGACGCTGGGGAAGGCGTACGCGCCGTACTCGGCCGTCATTACCAAGACGGACGAGCACGGCCTCCAGCTCAGCTCGGTGTCCGCGCCGCAGATCCAGGCGATGATGCTGGAGCAGGCCCTGGTCCGACCCGGGATGAGGGTGCTGGAGATCGGCTCGGGTGGTCTGAACGCGGCCTACCTCGCGGAGCTGGTCGGGGAAGCGGGCGACGTGGTCACCGTGGATATCGACTCCACCGTCACGGACCGGGCCCGTCGGCTGCTGGACGAGCACGGCTGCGGCCGGGTCCGCGTGGTCTGCGTCGACGCGGCGGAGCCCTTGGACGACCTCGGTACGTTCGATCTCGTCATGGTGACTGCGGGTGCGTGGGACATCCCGCCCGCGTGGACCGAGCGGCTCACTCCCGGCGGGCGGCTGGTGGTACCGCTGAGGATGCGCGGGTTGACCCGGTCCGTGGCCTTCGTCCGCGTCGACGATCACCTGGAGAGCGAGTCCGCGTTCGTCTGCGGTTTCGTCCCCATGCAGGGCTCGACCGCGCACCGGGAGGAACTGCTGCTCGTCGCCGGAGCCCCGGAGATCGGGCTGCGGTTCGACGACGGTCTGCCTGCCGACCCGAGCCTGCTCGCCAACGCCGTCACTACGCCCCGGGTGGAGCTGTGGACCGGGGTTGAGGTCGGTCGCGGCGAACTCGTCGACACCCTCCAGATGCACCTGGCGATCACACTGCCCGGCTTCTGCGTCATGACGGTCGACCCCGACCTGGACACCGGGATCGTCACTCCCTCGAACAGGTCCTTCTCCCTCGCCGCCGTGGACGGCACCGACTTCGCCTACCTCACCGTCCGCCGGACCGAGGACGACAAGGGCGTCGAGTACGGCGTCCACGCCCTCGGCCCCACGGCCTCCGGCTTCGCCAAGATCGTCGCGGACCACGTCCGCGCCTGGGACCGCGACCGGCGCGGCGGCCCTAACCCGGTCTTCCGCGTCTATCCGGCTGGCACCCCCGACGCGCAGATCCTGGCCGACCGAATCATCGACAAGGTGCACAGCCGGATCTCGCTCGCCTGGCCCCCGGCGTAGACGCCGGAGATCAGGGC
Encoded proteins:
- a CDS encoding helix-turn-helix transcriptional regulator, whose amino-acid sequence is MPQATSQHEPAFLSLPQAATYLGLSPNTLYVWRHRRQGPPSFRMGRRVMYRITVLDEWVRAQELSDSRSNRSLDPLLRNPQARMRRVT
- the fxlM gene encoding methyltransferase, FxLD system, which codes for MTYTTVGSDEAARLRNEVVDRLVADGAIFSPEVEAVMRKVPRHAFAPEATLGKAYAPYSAVITKTDEHGLQLSSVSAPQIQAMMLEQALVRPGMRVLEIGSGGLNAAYLAELVGEAGDVVTVDIDSTVTDRARRLLDEHGCGRVRVVCVDAAEPLDDLGTFDLVMVTAGAWDIPPAWTERLTPGGRLVVPLRMRGLTRSVAFVRVDDHLESESAFVCGFVPMQGSTAHREELLLVAGAPEIGLRFDDGLPADPSLLANAVTTPRVELWTGVEVGRGELVDTLQMHLAITLPGFCVMTVDPDLDTGIVTPSNRSFSLAAVDGTDFAYLTVRRTEDDKGVEYGVHALGPTASGFAKIVADHVRAWDRDRRGGPNPVFRVYPAGTPDAQILADRIIDKVHSRISLAWPPA